One genomic region from Ptychodera flava strain L36383 chromosome 5, AS_Pfla_20210202, whole genome shotgun sequence encodes:
- the LOC139133979 gene encoding dynein axonemal light chain 1-like isoform X1: protein MAVKGTTIKEALAKFEEKNECKASEAESVKLDSQIPPIEKMDASLSTLVNCLNLSLSTNAIEKIANLHGLKNLTILSLGRNNIKSLNGVEAVAETLRELWISYNFIEKLKGIQVLKKLEILYMSNNQVKDWGEFSKLSELPNLRVLLFVGNPLEEKHSLEGDYRDVVAQELPKLKKLDGVPIIRSDEEDEG, encoded by the exons ATG GCGGTAAAGGGAACTACGATAAAAGAAGCACTTGCTAAGTTC GAGGAGAAAAATGAATGCAAGGCCTCAGAAGCGGAAAGTGTCAAACTTGACTCTCAGATTCCTCCCATAGAAAAGATGGATGCCTCACTTTCAACGCTTGTAAATTGTCT GAATCTGTCCCTATCTACAAATGCTATTGAGAAGATTGCAAACCTTCATGGACTAA AAAACTTGACAATTTTGTCACTTGGTAGGAATAACATCAAAAGTTTGAATGGAGTG GAGGCAGTGGCTGAGACGTTACGTGAACTTTGGATCTCATACAACTTCATAGAGAAATTAAAGGGTATTCAAGTACTCAAGAAACTTGAA ATTTTGTACATGTCAAACAACCAAGTAAAAGACTGGGGTGAATTTTCAAAGTTATCTGAGTTACCAAATCTGCGAGTTCTCCTGTTTGTTGGAAACCCTTTGGAAGAGAAGCACTCTTTGGAGGGTGATTACAGAGATGTTGTAGCACAGGAACTTCCAAAACTCAAAAAGCTCGATG GTGTACCAATTATCAGATCAGATGAAGAAGATGAAGGCTAA
- the LOC139133979 gene encoding dynein axonemal light chain 1-like isoform X2: MDASLSTLVNCLNLSLSTNAIEKIANLHGLKNLTILSLGRNNIKSLNGVEAVAETLRELWISYNFIEKLKGIQVLKKLEILYMSNNQVKDWGEFSKLSELPNLRVLLFVGNPLEEKHSLEGDYRDVVAQELPKLKKLDGVPIIRSDEEDEG, from the exons ATGGATGCCTCACTTTCAACGCTTGTAAATTGTCT GAATCTGTCCCTATCTACAAATGCTATTGAGAAGATTGCAAACCTTCATGGACTAA AAAACTTGACAATTTTGTCACTTGGTAGGAATAACATCAAAAGTTTGAATGGAGTG GAGGCAGTGGCTGAGACGTTACGTGAACTTTGGATCTCATACAACTTCATAGAGAAATTAAAGGGTATTCAAGTACTCAAGAAACTTGAA ATTTTGTACATGTCAAACAACCAAGTAAAAGACTGGGGTGAATTTTCAAAGTTATCTGAGTTACCAAATCTGCGAGTTCTCCTGTTTGTTGGAAACCCTTTGGAAGAGAAGCACTCTTTGGAGGGTGATTACAGAGATGTTGTAGCACAGGAACTTCCAAAACTCAAAAAGCTCGATG GTGTACCAATTATCAGATCAGATGAAGAAGATGAAGGCTAA
- the LOC139133977 gene encoding zinc finger protein 134-like isoform X2, with protein MNTDRLSYLDSSERTTRNGGGDSELNNNSGVGGVVLLRLSLQECCAICKALKHFDKMHELVKPLETLTEKMFQKCQDNAFSMKDASVIMQGLVQHGLMTLECGMSDLEYSNKELTPQHEGDHIEHQTKCTLHKDSPSLAECNSHNGDNDDGEISSSNDGARLNYRYSGTQPSQCRERVDTITHNRNLKGPASIHSDLSPFQRSECGKTLKQNPETHMLTRSNIKLDESKVHARAFTQKCDLINADIRQLVCNKCGKSTRKRQMLATAM; from the exons ATGAACACGGACCGTCTTTCGTATTTGGACTCCAGTGAGAGAACAACCCGCAATGGCGGAGGAGACAGTGAATTGAACAACAACAGCGGCGTCGGCGGTGTTGTTCTATTGAGATTGAGTCTACAAG agtgTTGTGCAATTTGTAAAGCTCtaaaacattttgacaaaatgcatGAGCTAGTGAAACCATTAGAGACACTGACTGAAAAGatgtttcaaaaatgtcaagacaatgcATTCTCAATGAAAG ATGCATCAGTAATTATGCAAGGCCTTGTCCAACATGGGCTCATGACATTGGAATGTGGCATGTCCGACCTAGAGTACAGTAACAAAGAACTGACTCCACAGCATGAGGGTGATCATATAGAACACCAAACCAAATGTACATTACACAAAGATTCCCCGAGTTTGGCAGAGTGTAATTCTCATAATGGGGACAACGATGATGGTGAAATCAGCAGTAGCAATGATGGAGCTCGCTTGAACTACCGGTATTCAGGTACACAACCAAGTCAATGCAGAGAACGTGTTGATACCATCACACATAACAGGAATCTCAAGGGGCCTGCATCGATCCATTCTGATCTCTCACCATTCCAACGCAgtgagtgtggtaaaacattaaAGCAGAATCCTGAGACACATATGTTGACAAGATCAAATATCAAACTTGATGAAAGCAAAGTGCATGCCAGAGCATTCACTCAAAAGTGTGACCTGATCAATGCTGATATCAGACAACTTGTATGCAACAAGTGTGGCAAGAGCACTCGTAAAAGACAAATGTTGGCGACTGCAATGTAA
- the LOC139133977 gene encoding zinc finger protein 729-like isoform X1, with protein MTHSKLGPYQCNECNKTFTQNRNLRRHMYTHSNVRPHECNECDKTFKFKVNLKTHMLTHSNIRPHKCKECGKTFTRKSSLKRHMLIHSGVRPHECKECGKTFIHTGNLKIHMLTHSNIRPHKCQECRKTFTEKGSLIKHMLIHSDVRPHECKECGKTFKFKVNLKTHMLTHSKIKPHKCKECGMTFSRSNSLKRHVLTHSKIRPYQCNECNKTFTQNRHLRRHMYTHSNVRPHECNVCDKTFKFKVNLKTHMLTHSNIRPHKCKECGKTFTQKATLKIHMLTHSKIRPHKCQECGKTFKRKSGRVSHMLIHSDVRQHECEECGKTFKRKAGLIWHMLFIHSSVQPHECEKCCKTFKQKGSLKIHMLTHSEMRPHKCKECSKTFKDKNSLKKHMLMHSEIRPHQCKECCKTFRGKSNLKKHMLVHSKIKPHKCNDCHKTFKSKQGLIGHMLIHSGVRPHECKDCGKSYTLKDSLKKHIMLTHSKIRPHKCKECGKTYKLIGQLNKHMVTHSNNKPQCNECGKTFTRKESLMGHMLIHSGVRNHECKDCGKKFTQKIGLKTHMLTHSEMRPHKCKECGKTFKSKKGLNGHLLIHSNVRQHECEVCGSTFKQKGNLRIHMVTHSKIRPFKCKECGKAFKRKISLIDHTMIHSGVRPHECKECGKTFTKKGRLKGHMLSHSKIRPHKCKQCGKTFTDKGGLQRHMLIHSGVRPHECKECGKTFAHKGNLKMHILTHSNIRPHKCQECGKTFTEKSGLKRHMLIHSDVRPHECKECGKTFKTEEYS; from the coding sequence ATGACCCACTCAAAGTTAGGGCCATACCAATGCAATGAGTGcaacaaaacattcacacagaacAGAAATCTTAGGAGACACATGTATACCCATTCAAATGTAAGGCCACATGAATGCAATGAGTGTGATAAAACATTCAAATTCAAGGTCAATCTAAAGACacatatgttgacccactcaaatatcagaccacataaatgcaaagagtgtggtaaaacattcacacggAAGAGCAGTCTTAAgaggcatatgttgatccattctggtgtcagaccacatgaatgtaaagagtgtggtaagacattcatacatacaggcaatctcaaaatacacatgttgacccactcaaatatcagaccacataAATGCCAAGAGTGTCGTAAAACATTTACAGAGAAGGGCAGTCTTATTAAGCacatgttgatccattctgatgtcagaccacatgaatgcaaagagtgtggtaaaacattcaaattcAAGGTCAATCTAAAGACacatatgttgacccactcaAAGATCAAACCACataaatgtaaagagtgtggtatgACATTCTCACGGAGTAACAGTCTTAAAAGGCACGTGTTAACCCACTCAAAGATCAGACCATACCAATGCAATGAGTGcaacaaaacattcacacagaacAGACATCTTAGGAGACACATGTATACCCATTCAAATGTAAGGCCACATGAATGCAATGTGTGTGATAAAACATTCAAATTCAAGGTCAATCTAAAGACacatatgttgacccactcaaatatcagaccacataaatgtaaagagtgtggtaaaacctTCACACAGAAAGCCACTCTCAAAATACACATGTTGACCCACTCAAAGATCAGACCACATAAATGccaagagtgtggtaaaacatttaaaaggaaGAGTGGTCGTGTCAgtcatatgttgatccattctgatgtcagacagcatgaatgtgaagagtgtggtaaaacatttaaaaggaaGGCAGGTCTTATTTGGCATATGTTATTCATCCATTCTAGTGTTCAACCACATGAATGTGaaaaatgttgtaaaacattcaaacagaAGGGTAGTCTTAAAATCCATATGTTGACCCATTCAGAGATGAGACCACATAAGTGCAAAGAGTGTAGTAAAACATTCAAAGACAAGAACAGTCTTAAAAAGCATATGTTGATGCACTCAGAGATCAGACCACATCAGTGTAAAGAGTGTTGTAAAACATTCAGAGGGAAGAGCAATCTTAAAAAGCACATGTTGGTCCACTCAAAGATCAAACCACATAAATGTAACGATTGtcataaaacatttaaaagcaaGCAAGGTCTCATTgggcatatgttgatccattctggtgtgaGACCGCATGAATGTAAGGATTGTGGTAAATCATACACACTGAAAGACAGTCTTAAAAAGCATATTATGTTGACCCACTCAAAGATCAGaccacataaatgcaaagaatgtggtaaaacttACAAACTAATCGGGCAGCTTAACAAGCACATGGTTACCCACTCAAACAATAAACCACAATGTAatgagtgtggtaaaacatttacaagGAAGGAAAGTTTAATGGGGCATATGTTGATTCATTCTGGTGTGAGAAACCATGAGTGTAAGGATTGTGGTAAAAAATTCACACAGAAGATCGGTCTTAAAACGCACATGTTGACCCATTCAGAGATGAGACCACataaatgtaaagagtgtggtaaaacatttaaaagtaaGAAGGGTCTCAATGGCCATTTGTTGATCCATTCCAATGTCAGACAGCATGAATGTGAAGTGTGTGGTAGTACTTTCAAACAGAAGGGCAATCTAAGAATTCATATGGTGACCCACTCAAAGATCAGACCATttaaatgcaaagagtgtggtaaagcGTTTAAACGTAAGATCAGTCTTATTGACCATACaatgatccattctggtgtcagaccccatgaatgtaaagagtgtggtaaaacattcacaaagaAGGGCAGGCTTAAAGGGCACATGTTGAGCCACTCAAAGATTAGACCACATAAATGCAAacagtgtggtaaaacatttacagaTAAGGGCGGTCTTCAAAGGCACATgctgatccattctggtgtcagaccgcatgaatgtaaagagtgtggtaaaacatttgcgcaCAAGGGCAATCTTAAAATGCACATATTGACCcactcaaatatcagaccacataaatgccaagagtgtggtaaaacatttacagaGAAGAGCGGTCTTAAaaggcatatgttgatccattctgatgtcagaccacatgaatgtaaagagtgtggtaaaacattcaaaacagAAGAATATTCTTAA